The Brassica oleracea var. oleracea cultivar TO1000 chromosome C6, BOL, whole genome shotgun sequence genome includes a region encoding these proteins:
- the LOC106297359 gene encoding glutathione S-transferase T3-like, whose product MDSFPSTGTSKFVELLSQQTLSFGNYEDSVELSSSEVPFRGSLGTEASNFEAGDTPAERRERRKWTQADDIVLISSWLNTSKDPVVGNEQRPCTFWKRIAAYFAASPHVPGREVRESGHCKQRWHKINDLVCKFCGAYEAASREKSSGQNENDVLRQAHQIFFNNQKKKFTLEHAWRELRNDQKWCDLAKNDGSSRKRKAEDGPDSSTSEATASKRPPGVKAAKASGKKTGVETVDLNKFQSMWTIKQQALAVKERLSKMSLLDSLIGKKEPLAEHEEILKSKLINDLLSS is encoded by the coding sequence ATGGACTCTTTTCCATCAACCGGAACCTCCAAGTTTGTTGAACTACTGAGTCAACAAACTCTTTCCTTTGGTAACTATGAAGATAGTGTTGAACTATCTTCATCAGAAGTTCCATTTCGAGGTAGTCTAGGAACCGAAGCTTCAAACTTTGAGGCTGGAGACACTCCTGCTGAGCGAAGAGAACGAAGGAAATGGACACAAGCGGATGATATTGTTCTGATCAGCTCGTGGTTGAACACGAGCAAAGATCCTGTCGTTGGCAACGAGCAAAGACCATGCACGTTTTGGAAGAGAATTGCTGCCTACTTTGCGGCAAGTCCTCATGTTCCTGGCCGCGAGGTGAGAGAGTCAGGCCACTGCAAGCAGCGTTGGCACAAGATCAATGATCTTGTGTGCAAGTTCTGTGGAGCCTACGAGGCTGCTAGTAGAGAAAAAAGCAGCGGGCAAAATGAGAATGATGTTCTCAGGCAAGCTCATCAAATTTTCTTCAACAATCAGAAGAAGAAATTCACTTTGGAACACGCATGGAGGGAGTTGCGCAACGACCAGAAGTGGTGCGACCTTGCTAAAAACGATGGGAGCTCGAGGAAGAGGAAGGCTGAGGATGGTCCAGATTCATCTACATCTGAAGCAACTGCGAGCAAGCGTCCCCCCGGTGTCAAGGCCGCTAAGGCGAGTGGTAAGAAGACAGGGGTGGAGACAGTGGATTTGAATAAATTTCAGAGTATGTGGACAATCAAACAACAGGCTTTGGCAGTGAAAGAACGGTTGTCTAAGATGAGTTTGCTTGATAGTCTTATTGGAAAAAAGGAACCGTTGGCTGAGCATGAAGAAATCCTCAAGAGCAAGCTCATCAATGACTTGTTGTCTAGTTAG